The Tessaracoccus timonensis sequence GCTGTTGGCGCTGGCAGCGACGGTCACCCTCGTCCGAATGCTCATCGACCTCGCGACCAGACTGAGGGACTGACAATGAACATTGACATCGAAGTACCTGAGGGTCTCGACCCCGCACTCACTGCGCTCGGGTGGCTCGTCGGGCAGTGGGAGGGCACCGGCAATGGCACCGACCACGAGGGCAACGATTTCGCCTTTGAGCAGCGCATCCAGTTCTGGCCGGGCGGTGGGCCGTACATGTATTACCTGGCGCAGGCCTATCTCCTGGACGAGGACGGTAAGCCGGGGGAAATGATTGAGATGGAGACGGGATTCTGGCATCCGAAGCCCGACGCGTCGCTGTCTGTCACCACCACGAACTCCAATGGGTGGACCGAGGTGTTGGTCGGGAAGATCCAGGTCACACGGATCGACCTACGCACGGATGCCGTTATGCGCACCGAATCCGCTGCGGTGGAGCACACGGCTGGACAGCGCCTATACGGCAAGGTGGAGGGCGATCTCATGTATGCGCTGGATCGCGCGACGACCAGCCACGAACTGCGTCCCCACATGTGGGCGAGGTTGAAGCGTGTCTGAGCAGGGCATTCTCGTCGAGAGCGGGCCCGACGAGGGGCTCGTGTGGCACTACGGCAACCCCTTTGCTGAGACGCGGGCGCTCGAAGAGGGTGAGGGTGTCGTCGCGCTTGGAAATCGCGATGTG is a genomic window containing:
- a CDS encoding FABP family protein, coding for MNIDIEVPEGLDPALTALGWLVGQWEGTGNGTDHEGNDFAFEQRIQFWPGGGPYMYYLAQAYLLDEDGKPGEMIEMETGFWHPKPDASLSVTTTNSNGWTEVLVGKIQVTRIDLRTDAVMRTESAAVEHTAGQRLYGKVEGDLMYALDRATTSHELRPHMWARLKRV